ctcccgcattgcaggcagattctttaccagctgagccaccagggaagcccaagaatactggagtgggtagcttatcgtttctccagcggatcttgctgatccaggaattgaaccagggtctcctgtttggcaggcagatcctctaccaactgagctatcagggaagcccagttttagGGACCGTGGTTCAAGATGGTGACATAAGAggatcctgagctcacctcctcccatgaATGCAGTAAATCTACAGCTACATATGAAGCAGTCACCTGTGAAAACTAGCTGAGTGCCTTCTTCACATTGTAAGGTGAGAAAAAAGTCACACTGAGGTGGATAGAACAGGCTGAGATACAGTCTCACTACAAACTCAACCTCTGGTTCACAAACCAAAAATTGTGAAGGTACTCACAAACCTGAGTTTTTTGCACTATTCTAGTTCTGATATAGAGGGAAATGGTTATTTTAGAACTGTTAAAATTATAAGAAATCTGTCTCCTGAAGATCCagtgttccttttctccttcaataAGATTTATTACCTAGACTGTGTAGAGAATTTATGGATTAGGAAATCTCAGAGGGAACATTTTCCCTATAAGTGAGTCATTGACAGGCCAATTTATTGGAATTCCCTGGTACCTCAtctggtaatgaatccacctggaatgcaggagacctcagttcaattcctgggtcagaaagatcccctggaggagggataagcAACCCACttcatattcttgggcttcccttgtggtgcagatggtaaagaatccatctgcaatgagggacacatgggttcgatccctgggctgggaagatcccctggaggtgtgtatggcaacccacttcaggatccttgcctggagaatccccaaggacagaggaacctggtgggtcacagtccatggggccacaaagagttggacaagactgagcgactaagcatagtaCCAGCACTGATTTGCTAGGACTTGTTTCTGAATCCTGTTGTCCAGAAGTGCTCTTATGCCAAGCTTAAATATCTCTGGCTTCATGCATAAACTGGGTGAAAGACTCTCTTAACAAGCTTCTGAATTTCTTACATATTTGCTACATAAATTGTTTTTGCATCAGTTGTTTTTGTAGGAAAAAAGAGACTAGGGcttcctcttcatttctctaATCTAAATGAACAGAAAATGGGAGTTTTGGCTCTTCTTTGGGGAATGGAAAATCCCTAAGTGAAGCAAAAACTTGAGTAAACTATTGAAGCTCTAAGGTACTAAGGACAGATTAAGGTACAGAATGCAAATGCAATCCCCCTGGTCCCTATTATACGTAGACTGTTTCCCCAGGGAAGAGACTGAGCAAACTTCTGCCACATTTATAACTGAGTGCATTATAGCATTACACTCACATTGAATCTTCTGTGACTTACAagtggcaaaaataataataaagaagaatgtttatctttctctgctgCTTGAGTGGACTGAAAGTCATAAACAGAAATTATGATCTATATTTCTAAAAGATTTTGAAGTCAAATCAGAAAATACATGTGGGCTGCATTCTCTTAGAATCAAAGGAACCGAAGCCTCAACCTGAAATTGCTCTACTAAGACCAGAGGGTAAAACCAATGATAAGAAAGCCCTGGGGTTTTCTGGAGAAAGGAAGGTAAGTTTctgaatttcatttattcatgtccTTCTTGTTTGAAATGGAAGTCCAAGGATCTAAGATATGACAGTTTATTTCCCAATTTTGCTCCTGAGACTTACATAAatcttagaaaaatgtctattcaaggcATGGATCAGTGAATGCTCAGGGACACTAGGGGCCTAAAAAGATGCATTAGATCAGTCAGTAAGTTCCCTCTCCATGGATGGAGGTCTCACTCATCTACAGTTACAGCTTTTACTCTGTGATGTGGGGCAAAGAGTTAACCCCTCATAGACTCTGGCCATTTAGTTTTAGTTAAgaagcaattttctttttctcaccccACCAGGTCTAATCTGCTTTAAAGAGCAGTACTTAGTTGCTAGAGTCTCTACCTACAGTGAGGTAGAGGGGAGACTTCAAGTGAAAGGAGAAATGTTGAGATATGAGAAGAATGAGTCAATCCTGGTCCAAACCTCTCctttatccactctttttttccccaagcagTCAAGTCTGCACAGGGCAGTTGTCTCCCTTCTGTAGGCTAAGTTTTGATACTCTTTCCTACTTAGTTTATAAAGACCCAAAAAAGTGAAATTCCCTGTCACTCAGTTTCAGGATAATGGTGACACAGTTCCATGAGAGAGTAGGTAAGACAATTCCATGAGTCCAGGCTGGGTTACTCTCAGATTCCCAGCCCAAACACCACACTTGGGAGAGGAGATATTGTGTGAAAACTGAGTCATTGTTCACTATGTAACCTTTTTCTTCTGTGCTCACAGATCACCTTAGAGAAGAATGGCTCCTGGAAATGGCTCTTTTGTGACTGAATTCATTCTGTTGGGATTAACCAGCCAGCCAGATCTCCAACTCCCTCTATTCTTCCTGTTCGAAGGAATCTACATGGTCACTGTGCTGGGAAATTTGGGATTGATAACCCTAATTGCACTGAATTCACACCTACACactcccatgtactttttcctttttaacttgtCTTTCATAGATCTCTGTTATTCTTCTGTATTTACACCCAAAATGCTGATTAACTTCATATCAAAGAAGAATATTATTTCTTACATGGGGTGCATGACTCAGCTCTACTTTTTCAGCTTTTTTATCATTTCTGAATGCTATGTGCTGACAtcaatggcctatgaccgctatgtggccatctgcaagtcaCTTTTGTATAATGTTGTTATGTCCCCTAAAGTGTGCTTCAGCCTTATGTTTGGTTCATACTTGATGGCATTTTCTGGTGCCATGGCTCACACTGGATGCATGCTGAGACTGACCTTCTATGATGCAAACATCATTAACCATTATTTCTGTGACATCCTCCCTCTGCTCGAGCTCTCCTGCACAAGTACCTATGTCAGTGAGCTGGAAGTGTTCATTGTAGTGGGCATCAATATCATCGTGCCCAGTCTCACCATCTTTGTCTCTTATGGTCTCATCCTCACCAACATCCTCCACATCAGCTCCACAGAGGGCCGGTCCAAAGCCTTCAGCACCTGCAGTTCCCACATCattgctgtttctctcttctttggatCAGCGGCATTTATGTATCTCAAACCACCTTCTGCTGTGTCTATGGATGAGGGAAAAGTCTCTTCTGTCTTTTACACCAATATGGTTCCTATGATGAACCCATTAATCTACAGCTTGAGAAACAAAGATGTTAAACTTGCTCTGAGAAAAACCCTGAGTAGGAGACAGTTTTAATTAGAACTGTGTGCATGAGTTACAGGACAGTGATGTTGAGTGTTTAATTTTAATGACAATCTTCttactatatttttattatcttttttaccTAGTATCTTAAAGAAATTTGAGTCCTATTTGtataatttatttccatttttatatatttttccactGTTTTCAAAATACATGTGAAATAGTGAATATATTATCtcttttcattatcattttgaaattatttttccactGGGAGAAGATGAATGGTCTCCAAATAGTGAGTTACATAGCAGCAGACTGAAAACATATCACGAGGGTTGTTTTTACCTATCAACTTGCAATAAGAAGGATAAATAAGGATAAATACTCTGTTTATACCCTTATCTTCCCATATTTCACTTGGCAATAATGTATCATCTTTAAATACCAGAGATTGATGGTTCTAAGAGTATCAAGGACAATCCATTTCCCATCCAAAAGCTTCTT
Above is a genomic segment from Cervus elaphus chromosome 2, mCerEla1.1, whole genome shotgun sequence containing:
- the LOC122705289 gene encoding olfactory receptor 8B3-like produces the protein MAPGNGSFVTEFILLGLTSQPDLQLPLFFLFEGIYMVTVLGNLGLITLIALNSHLHTPMYFFLFNLSFIDLCYSSVFTPKMLINFISKKNIISYMGCMTQLYFFSFFIISECYVLTSMAYDRYVAICKSLLYNVVMSPKVCFSLMFGSYLMAFSGAMAHTGCMLRLTFYDANIINHYFCDILPLLELSCTSTYVSELEVFIVVGINIIVPSLTIFVSYGLILTNILHISSTEGRSKAFSTCSSHIIAVSLFFGSAAFMYLKPPSAVSMDEGKVSSVFYTNMVPMMNPLIYSLRNKDVKLALRKTLSRRQF